A genomic segment from Candidatus Abyssobacteria bacterium SURF_5 encodes:
- a CDS encoding amidohydrolase, with product MIVDFHIHPFCKEATVVPSPEEALKRMYGEEEERFGPLMAGFRWIFTEKSLDAIIHEMDGAGIDKAVIVAADYSTAYGTVVVTNEDVERMSRQHPDRFVPFCSVDPGMGRLAVDRLEHAVREQGARGLKLVPPMQGFRFDDPRHDTLWKMAAELGIIVWTHASHQRSTPGTDARLGQPMLIEGVALKFPKLKIVLGHCGFPWVWESWSLAARHENVYVDISSFKDLYSLFPWDAYSASGIEHKLLFATDNPLNNFGDCVNAVKGLSISDSFKEAIFGGNAQKLLGL from the coding sequence CGGGGAGGAGGAAGAAAGATTTGGGCCGCTGATGGCGGGCTTCCGCTGGATTTTTACAGAGAAGTCGCTTGATGCCATTATCCATGAGATGGATGGAGCGGGCATTGATAAGGCCGTCATTGTTGCCGCGGATTATTCGACCGCGTATGGGACGGTGGTCGTAACGAATGAGGACGTTGAGCGGATGAGCCGGCAGCACCCGGACAGATTCGTCCCTTTTTGCAGCGTTGATCCCGGCATGGGGCGTCTCGCAGTCGACAGGCTCGAGCATGCAGTGAGGGAACAGGGAGCGCGCGGGCTGAAACTTGTGCCGCCAATGCAGGGTTTCAGGTTTGATGATCCTCGCCACGACACGCTCTGGAAAATGGCGGCCGAACTCGGGATCATTGTGTGGACCCATGCCTCCCATCAGCGGAGCACGCCGGGGACCGATGCGCGGTTGGGCCAGCCGATGCTGATCGAGGGCGTGGCGCTGAAATTCCCGAAATTGAAGATTGTGCTCGGGCACTGCGGTTTCCCCTGGGTTTGGGAATCGTGGTCGCTGGCGGCGCGCCATGAGAACGTGTACGTTGATATTTCCTCTTTCAAGGATTTGTATAGCCTGTTTCCGTGGGACGCGTACAGCGCGAGCGGCATCGAGCACAAGCTGCTCTTTGCTACTGATAATCCGCTGAATAATTTCGGCGACTGTGTGAATGCGGTCAAAGGGCTTTCGATCAGTGATAGTTTCAAAGAGGCGATTTTTGGAGGGAACGCGCAAAAGCTGCTCGGGCTGTAG